The following coding sequences lie in one Candidatus Eremiobacterota bacterium genomic window:
- the pstA gene encoding phosphate ABC transporter permease PstA: protein MMRYHRLRQRRALGSLGTALALLCAVLAAGALLAILGYVVVQGIGAINWAFLTQLPHPIGVPGGGVGNGILGTFIIIGIATAMAVPIGLLTGIYLALFGRGPIPEALRFMSDVLSGVPSIAIGLFAYAVLVAPLKHFSAFSASFAFMMLMLPLMVRTSEQAIRSVPQTVREGALALGMSNFRATIYIVVPTARPAIITALLLAIARVTGETAPLLFTAFGTQYWETNPNHPMAVLALQVFNYAISPYPDWQAQAWAGALLLVAAVFVLSLGARLMLRRAMRGLES from the coding sequence GCCGGTGCGCTCCTCGCAATTTTAGGCTATGTCGTCGTGCAAGGCATCGGCGCGATCAATTGGGCGTTCTTGACGCAGCTGCCGCATCCGATCGGCGTGCCCGGCGGAGGCGTGGGCAACGGCATACTTGGGACGTTCATCATCATCGGAATCGCAACGGCGATGGCCGTACCGATCGGTCTGCTCACCGGGATTTACTTAGCGCTCTTCGGGCGTGGCCCAATTCCCGAGGCGCTGCGATTCATGTCCGACGTGTTGTCGGGGGTACCGAGCATCGCAATCGGCTTGTTCGCTTATGCGGTACTCGTCGCGCCGCTCAAGCATTTCTCGGCGTTCTCCGCGTCGTTCGCCTTTATGATGCTGATGTTGCCGTTGATGGTTCGCACGTCGGAGCAGGCGATTCGTTCGGTGCCGCAGACGGTGCGCGAGGGCGCGCTGGCGCTCGGCATGTCAAATTTTCGCGCGACCATTTACATCGTCGTTCCGACTGCGCGGCCGGCGATCATCACCGCGTTGCTCTTGGCCATTGCTCGCGTTACCGGCGAGACGGCACCGCTGCTCTTTACGGCGTTCGGCACGCAGTATTGGGAGACGAACCCGAATCATCCGATGGCGGTCTTGGCGCTCCAAGTCTTCAACTACGCCATTTCGCCGTATCCTGACTGGCAGGCGCAGGCGTGGGCCGGCGCGCTGCTGCTGGTGGCTGCGGTCTTCGTGCTGAGCTTAGGAGCGAGATTGATGCTGCGACGTGCGATGCGAGGGCTCGAGAGTTGA
- a CDS encoding phosphate ABC transporter ATP-binding protein encodes MTEDLSAYYGEREAVGNVSLTFARKAVTAVIGPSGCGKTTLLRCLNRIHEVAFDARVAGRVLLDGDDIYASDVDPMAIRRRVGMVFQRPNPFPTLSILDNTLSCAGRTLTRRQRLECAERALHSAALWDEVKDKLRSSPLRLSGGQQQRLCIARAIAAEPEVLLMDEPTASLDPIATAVIEELMSRLSDDFTIVAVTHNMQQAARVSDYTAFMLADQDGVGRLIEVDETAKLFTKPADRRTEDYITGRFG; translated from the coding sequence ATGACCGAAGATCTGAGCGCCTACTACGGAGAGCGCGAAGCAGTCGGTAACGTTTCGCTTACGTTCGCGCGCAAGGCCGTGACGGCCGTCATCGGGCCCTCCGGCTGCGGCAAGACAACGCTGTTGCGCTGTTTGAATCGCATTCACGAAGTGGCGTTCGATGCGCGCGTTGCGGGCCGCGTCTTGCTCGATGGCGACGACATCTATGCGAGCGACGTCGACCCAATGGCCATCCGCCGGCGCGTCGGCATGGTGTTTCAGCGCCCCAATCCTTTCCCAACGCTCTCCATCTTGGACAATACGCTTTCCTGTGCCGGCAGAACATTGACGCGGCGGCAAAGACTTGAGTGCGCGGAGCGTGCGTTGCATTCCGCGGCGTTGTGGGACGAGGTGAAGGATAAGCTGCGCTCAAGCCCGCTGCGCCTCTCCGGCGGACAGCAGCAGCGCCTCTGCATCGCGCGGGCGATTGCGGCCGAGCCCGAAGTATTGCTGATGGACGAGCCGACGGCATCGCTCGATCCAATCGCGACGGCGGTTATCGAAGAGCTGATGTCGCGACTGTCGGACGATTTTACGATTGTGGCCGTGACGCACAACATGCAGCAGGCCGCGCGCGTGAGCGACTACACCGCATTCATGCTTGCGGACCAAGACGGCGTCGGCCGCCTGATTGAGGTGGATGAGACCGCGAAGCTATTTACAAAGCCGGCCGATCGGCGAACCGAGGATTACATCACCGGAAGGTTCGGTTAG
- the pip gene encoding prolyl aminopeptidase: MFPNIEPYASGMLDVGDSQQIYWECSGNPAGRPVVYLHGGPGSGSPPQCRRYFDPAIYKIVLTDQRGCGRSRPHVQTIDDLEVNTIVHLIEDLESLRKHLRIDRWTLLGASWGSTLAQAYAQTFPSHVAAIVLACVTTTSRREVQWITRDMGRIFAEEWERFASIASHSASHAKDLVDIYAELVFSADSATREFAAREWCAWEHTHVSLLRPNRVNPRFEDPEFRLLFTRLVTHYWRHAGFLGEGQLIRNAGLLNDIPGVLLHGRYDISSPLETAWRLHKAWRNSALHIIEDAGHGGEAFSKSIVEAMNRVALTERSANRTFR; encoded by the coding sequence GTGTTTCCAAACATCGAGCCATATGCAAGCGGAATGCTCGACGTCGGAGATTCTCAGCAAATCTATTGGGAATGCTCCGGCAATCCGGCCGGTCGTCCCGTCGTGTACCTTCACGGCGGCCCTGGTTCGGGTTCTCCTCCCCAGTGCCGGCGCTACTTTGATCCCGCCATCTACAAAATCGTGCTAACCGATCAGCGCGGTTGCGGCCGCAGCCGCCCGCACGTCCAGACGATCGACGATCTTGAAGTGAATACGATCGTCCATCTCATTGAGGATTTAGAGTCTTTGCGCAAGCATCTCCGGATTGATCGCTGGACGCTTCTCGGCGCCTCATGGGGATCGACGCTAGCCCAAGCCTACGCGCAAACGTTTCCGAGTCATGTCGCCGCGATCGTTTTAGCATGCGTCACGACGACGTCGCGTCGCGAGGTTCAGTGGATAACGCGCGACATGGGCCGCATCTTCGCTGAAGAATGGGAGCGGTTCGCCTCGATTGCCTCCCACAGCGCAAGCCATGCGAAAGACCTGGTCGACATTTACGCCGAGCTGGTCTTCAGCGCCGATTCAGCGACGCGGGAATTCGCAGCGCGTGAATGGTGCGCGTGGGAGCATACTCACGTTTCTCTGCTCCGCCCGAACCGCGTCAACCCCCGATTTGAAGACCCGGAATTTCGATTGCTCTTTACTCGCCTCGTTACACATTACTGGAGGCATGCCGGGTTCTTAGGCGAGGGCCAGTTGATCCGCAACGCCGGGCTGCTAAACGATATTCCCGGCGTTCTGTTGCATGGGCGATACGACATCAGCAGCCCACTCGAAACCGCATGGAGGCTGCACAAAGCCTGGCGAAACAGCGCACTCCACATCATCGAGGATGCCGGCCATGGTGGCGAAGCCTTTTCTAAAAGTATTGTTGAGGCGATGAATCGGGTTGCGTTGACCGAACGATCCGCTAACCGAACCTTCCGGTGA